One window of the Melanotaenia boesemani isolate fMelBoe1 chromosome 14, fMelBoe1.pri, whole genome shotgun sequence genome contains the following:
- the LOC121652517 gene encoding uncharacterized protein LOC121652517 has translation MAFTSCRTWLLETSLLTTFLKEQLSPWICMKPFRTSREIGLERDHHSCPQWNSHWQIILMQCATSTLTKQGGRFALWFPCKIPKHSLMLLDYFLVTSGIHLEIGHSLKPLRLISRVPSLKLLSSIIVDILPMLGHVFLLLMHVIHIFGVKGVNLWTGKLRNRCFLGEDIVTMYNLSLSPYFDQGAPFVFSRHSSTGERHCKDVPPYREHGNICTLAAPHQDKPGGLIHFDERCYCRHRLPFLRGHEKRKEKGVWVCDQLQSPILQGHQAAGSIRKKFD, from the exons ATGGCTTTTACCAGCTGCAGGACTTGGTTGTTAGAGACTTCACTGCTAACAACATTTTTGAAGGAACAACTGTCACC ATGGATCTGCATGAAGCCATTCAGGACAAGCagagagataggattagaaagGGACCATCACTCCTGTCCACAGTG gaatTCCCACTGGCAGATCATCTTGATGCAGTGTGCAACATCAACTCTGACAAAACAAGGAGGCCGTTTTGCACTCTGGTTTCCTTGTAAGATACCAAAGCACTCGTTGAT GTTGTTGGACTACTTTCTTGTTACTTCTGGTATCCACTTGGAAATTGGCCATTCTCTCAAGCCATTGAGACTAATTAGCAGAGTGCCAA GTTTGAAATTGTTGTCGTCCATAATCGTCGACATCCTGCCCATGCTTGGACATGTCTTCCTCTTGTTGATGCATGTGATCCACATTTTTGGTGTCAAGGGAGTCAACCTGTGGACCGGAAAACTGCGCAACCGCTGCTTCCTGGGAGAGGACATTGTGAC AATGTACAACTTGTCCCTGAGTCCATATTTTGATCAAGGAGCTCCCTTCGTCTTTTCACGTCACAGCTCGACTGGGGAGCGCCACTGCAAAGATGTTCCCCCTTACCGGGAGCATGGGAATATCTGCACGCTGGCTGCTCCTCACCAGGATAAACCTG GTGGGCTCATTCATTTTGATGAACGTTGCTACTGTCGTCATCGCCTCCCATTTCTCAGAGGCCatgaaaaaaggaaggaaaaaggtgTATGGGTCTGTGATCAACTTCAAAGTCCGATTCTACAAGGTCATCAAGCTGCTGGCTCGATTCGTAAAAAG tttGATTAG
- the prkaa2 gene encoding 5'-AMP-activated protein kinase catalytic subunit alpha-2 isoform X2 yields the protein MTLFCSCNNILNSRSGSRKLKHLKDTARTQGLFGEHQLTGHKVAVKILNRQKIRSLDVVGKIKREIQNLKLFRHPHIIKLYQVISTPTDFFMVMEYVSGGELFDYICKNGRVEDTEARRLFQQIISAVDYCHRHMVVHRDLKPENVLLDANKNAKIADFGLSNMMSDGEFLRTSCGSPNYAAPEVISGRLYAGPEVDIWSCGVILYALLCGTLPFDDEHVPTLFKKIRGGVFYIPEYLTRSVASLLMLMLQVDPLKRATIKDIREHEWFKQDLPGYLFPEDPSYDATVLDEEAVREVCEKFECTESEVVSSLYSGDPQDQLAVAYHLIIDNRRIMTQASEFYLASSPPQGSFIEEGMPLPPGVKPHPERMPPLLADSPKSRCPLDALNTTRPKPMAVKKAKWHLGIRSQSRPYDIMAEVYRAMKQLSFDWKVVNPYHLRVRRKNPVTGNLVKMSLQLYQVDNRSYLLDFKSIDDDIIEAVGFKSGSSTPQRSGSTAGLHRPRLSIDSASPAIDLPLLSSSLPGSLSGSSPQLTPRQGSHTMDFFEMCASLITTLAR from the exons ATGACCTT ATTTTGCAGCTGCAATAACATTTTGAACTCACGCTCAGGCTCCAGAAAACTTAAACACCTCAAAGACACGGCCAGAACACAGGGGCTAT TTGGGGAGCATCAGTTGACAGGCCATAAAGTGGCTGTGAAGATCCTGAACAGACAGAAGATCCGCAGTCTTGATGTTGTTGGAAAGATCAAACGAGAGATCCAGAATCTCAAACTTTTCAGACACCCACACATCATCAAACT GTACCAAGTTATAAGTACACCGACAGATTTCTTCATGGTCATGGAGTATGTGTCAGGAGGGGAGCTGTTTGACTACATCTGCAAAAATGGACGG gtGGAGGACACGGAAGCTCGACGTCTCTTCCAGCAGATTATCTCAGCTGTAGACTACTGCCACAGGCACATGGTGGTACACAGAGACCTCAAACCCGAAAATGTCTTGCTTGATGCCAACAAGAACGCCAAGATCGCAGACTTTG GACTGTCAAACATGATGTCAGATGGGGAATTTCTACGAACTAGCTGTGGCTCACCCAACTATGCAGCTCCAGAGGTCATCTCAGGAAG GCTGTACGCGGGACCAGAGGTGGACATCTGGAGCTGCGGGGTGATCCTGTACGCCCTGCTGTGTGGCACTCTGCCCTTTGATGATGAGCACGTTCCCACACTGTTTAAGAAGATCAGAGGAGGCGTCTTCTACATCCCGGAGTACCTGACCCGCTCCGTGGCCTCGCTGCTAATGCTCATGCTGCAGGTGGATCCACTTAAGAGAGCCACCATCAAAGACATCAG GGAGCACGAGTGGTTCAAGCAGGACCTGCCAGGCTACCTGTTTCCTGAAGACCCGTCGTACGACGCCACTGTCCTGGATGAggaggctgtcagagaagtgtgTGAGAAGTTTGAATGCACAGAATCTGAAGTTGTGTCCAGCCTCTACAGTGGAGATCCACAG GATCAGTTAGCAGTTGCCTATCACCTCATCATAGATAATCGTCGCATCATGACCCAGGCCAGTGAATTCTACTTGGCATCCAGTCCTCCGCAGGGCTCCTTTATAGAGGAGGGCATGCCGCTGCCTCCTGGGGTCAAACCCCACCCAGAGAGGATGCCCCCACTCTTGGCTGACAGCCCCAAGTCCCGTTGTCCCCTGGATGCCCTCAACACCACCCGGCCCAAACCGATGGCAGTAAAGAAAGCCAAGTGGCACTTGGGTATCAGGAGTCAGAGTAGACCTTATGATATCATGGCTGAGGTGTACAGAGCCATGAAACAGCTCAGCTTTGACTGGAAG GTGGTAAATCCGTACCACCTGCGAGTACGAAGGAAGAACCCAGTGACAGGAAACCTGGTAAAAATGAGCCTGCAACTCTACCAGGTGGACAACAGATCCTACCTCCTCGACTTCAAGAGTATCGATG ATGACATCATCGAGGCCGTTGGCTTTAAATCGGGGTCGTCCACCCCCCAGAGGTCAGGTTCCACCGCCGGTCTCCACAGACCCAGACTAAGCATCGATTCTGCAAGCCCAGCGATTGATCTGCCCCTGCTCAGCTCCTCTCTCCCTGGATCCCTGTCCGGTAGCTCTCCTCAACTCACCCCACGCCAGGGATCACACACCATGGACTTCTTTGAAATGTGTGCCAGCCTGATCACCACACTGGCACGCTGA
- the prkaa2 gene encoding 5'-AMP-activated protein kinase catalytic subunit alpha-2 isoform X3: MVMEYVSGGELFDYICKNGRVEDTEARRLFQQIISAVDYCHRHMVVHRDLKPENVLLDANKNAKIADFGLSNMMSDGEFLRTSCGSPNYAAPEVISGRLYAGPEVDIWSCGVILYALLCGTLPFDDEHVPTLFKKIRGGVFYIPEYLTRSVASLLMLMLQVDPLKRATIKDIREHEWFKQDLPGYLFPEDPSYDATVLDEEAVREVCEKFECTESEVVSSLYSGDPQDQLAVAYHLIIDNRRIMTQASEFYLASSPPQGSFIEEGMPLPPGVKPHPERMPPLLADSPKSRCPLDALNTTRPKPMAVKKAKWHLGIRSQSRPYDIMAEVYRAMKQLSFDWKVVNPYHLRVRRKNPVTGNLVKMSLQLYQVDNRSYLLDFKSIDDDIIEAVGFKSGSSTPQRSGSTAGLHRPRLSIDSASPAIDLPLLSSSLPGSLSGSSPQLTPRQGSHTMDFFEMCASLITTLAR; encoded by the exons ATGGTCATGGAGTATGTGTCAGGAGGGGAGCTGTTTGACTACATCTGCAAAAATGGACGG gtGGAGGACACGGAAGCTCGACGTCTCTTCCAGCAGATTATCTCAGCTGTAGACTACTGCCACAGGCACATGGTGGTACACAGAGACCTCAAACCCGAAAATGTCTTGCTTGATGCCAACAAGAACGCCAAGATCGCAGACTTTG GACTGTCAAACATGATGTCAGATGGGGAATTTCTACGAACTAGCTGTGGCTCACCCAACTATGCAGCTCCAGAGGTCATCTCAGGAAG GCTGTACGCGGGACCAGAGGTGGACATCTGGAGCTGCGGGGTGATCCTGTACGCCCTGCTGTGTGGCACTCTGCCCTTTGATGATGAGCACGTTCCCACACTGTTTAAGAAGATCAGAGGAGGCGTCTTCTACATCCCGGAGTACCTGACCCGCTCCGTGGCCTCGCTGCTAATGCTCATGCTGCAGGTGGATCCACTTAAGAGAGCCACCATCAAAGACATCAG GGAGCACGAGTGGTTCAAGCAGGACCTGCCAGGCTACCTGTTTCCTGAAGACCCGTCGTACGACGCCACTGTCCTGGATGAggaggctgtcagagaagtgtgTGAGAAGTTTGAATGCACAGAATCTGAAGTTGTGTCCAGCCTCTACAGTGGAGATCCACAG GATCAGTTAGCAGTTGCCTATCACCTCATCATAGATAATCGTCGCATCATGACCCAGGCCAGTGAATTCTACTTGGCATCCAGTCCTCCGCAGGGCTCCTTTATAGAGGAGGGCATGCCGCTGCCTCCTGGGGTCAAACCCCACCCAGAGAGGATGCCCCCACTCTTGGCTGACAGCCCCAAGTCCCGTTGTCCCCTGGATGCCCTCAACACCACCCGGCCCAAACCGATGGCAGTAAAGAAAGCCAAGTGGCACTTGGGTATCAGGAGTCAGAGTAGACCTTATGATATCATGGCTGAGGTGTACAGAGCCATGAAACAGCTCAGCTTTGACTGGAAG GTGGTAAATCCGTACCACCTGCGAGTACGAAGGAAGAACCCAGTGACAGGAAACCTGGTAAAAATGAGCCTGCAACTCTACCAGGTGGACAACAGATCCTACCTCCTCGACTTCAAGAGTATCGATG ATGACATCATCGAGGCCGTTGGCTTTAAATCGGGGTCGTCCACCCCCCAGAGGTCAGGTTCCACCGCCGGTCTCCACAGACCCAGACTAAGCATCGATTCTGCAAGCCCAGCGATTGATCTGCCCCTGCTCAGCTCCTCTCTCCCTGGATCCCTGTCCGGTAGCTCTCCTCAACTCACCCCACGCCAGGGATCACACACCATGGACTTCTTTGAAATGTGTGCCAGCCTGATCACCACACTGGCACGCTGA
- the prkaa2 gene encoding 5'-AMP-activated protein kinase catalytic subunit alpha-2 isoform X1, translating into MAERQQQKHEGRVKIGHYILGDTLGVGTFGKVKIGEHQLTGHKVAVKILNRQKIRSLDVVGKIKREIQNLKLFRHPHIIKLYQVISTPTDFFMVMEYVSGGELFDYICKNGRVEDTEARRLFQQIISAVDYCHRHMVVHRDLKPENVLLDANKNAKIADFGLSNMMSDGEFLRTSCGSPNYAAPEVISGRLYAGPEVDIWSCGVILYALLCGTLPFDDEHVPTLFKKIRGGVFYIPEYLTRSVASLLMLMLQVDPLKRATIKDIREHEWFKQDLPGYLFPEDPSYDATVLDEEAVREVCEKFECTESEVVSSLYSGDPQDQLAVAYHLIIDNRRIMTQASEFYLASSPPQGSFIEEGMPLPPGVKPHPERMPPLLADSPKSRCPLDALNTTRPKPMAVKKAKWHLGIRSQSRPYDIMAEVYRAMKQLSFDWKVVNPYHLRVRRKNPVTGNLVKMSLQLYQVDNRSYLLDFKSIDDDIIEAVGFKSGSSTPQRSGSTAGLHRPRLSIDSASPAIDLPLLSSSLPGSLSGSSPQLTPRQGSHTMDFFEMCASLITTLAR; encoded by the exons ATGGCTGAGCGGCAACAACAGAAACACGAAGGCAGGGTAAAGATCGGCCATTACATCCTCGGCGACACGCTCGGAGTGGGGACATTCGGGAAAGTGAAGA TTGGGGAGCATCAGTTGACAGGCCATAAAGTGGCTGTGAAGATCCTGAACAGACAGAAGATCCGCAGTCTTGATGTTGTTGGAAAGATCAAACGAGAGATCCAGAATCTCAAACTTTTCAGACACCCACACATCATCAAACT GTACCAAGTTATAAGTACACCGACAGATTTCTTCATGGTCATGGAGTATGTGTCAGGAGGGGAGCTGTTTGACTACATCTGCAAAAATGGACGG gtGGAGGACACGGAAGCTCGACGTCTCTTCCAGCAGATTATCTCAGCTGTAGACTACTGCCACAGGCACATGGTGGTACACAGAGACCTCAAACCCGAAAATGTCTTGCTTGATGCCAACAAGAACGCCAAGATCGCAGACTTTG GACTGTCAAACATGATGTCAGATGGGGAATTTCTACGAACTAGCTGTGGCTCACCCAACTATGCAGCTCCAGAGGTCATCTCAGGAAG GCTGTACGCGGGACCAGAGGTGGACATCTGGAGCTGCGGGGTGATCCTGTACGCCCTGCTGTGTGGCACTCTGCCCTTTGATGATGAGCACGTTCCCACACTGTTTAAGAAGATCAGAGGAGGCGTCTTCTACATCCCGGAGTACCTGACCCGCTCCGTGGCCTCGCTGCTAATGCTCATGCTGCAGGTGGATCCACTTAAGAGAGCCACCATCAAAGACATCAG GGAGCACGAGTGGTTCAAGCAGGACCTGCCAGGCTACCTGTTTCCTGAAGACCCGTCGTACGACGCCACTGTCCTGGATGAggaggctgtcagagaagtgtgTGAGAAGTTTGAATGCACAGAATCTGAAGTTGTGTCCAGCCTCTACAGTGGAGATCCACAG GATCAGTTAGCAGTTGCCTATCACCTCATCATAGATAATCGTCGCATCATGACCCAGGCCAGTGAATTCTACTTGGCATCCAGTCCTCCGCAGGGCTCCTTTATAGAGGAGGGCATGCCGCTGCCTCCTGGGGTCAAACCCCACCCAGAGAGGATGCCCCCACTCTTGGCTGACAGCCCCAAGTCCCGTTGTCCCCTGGATGCCCTCAACACCACCCGGCCCAAACCGATGGCAGTAAAGAAAGCCAAGTGGCACTTGGGTATCAGGAGTCAGAGTAGACCTTATGATATCATGGCTGAGGTGTACAGAGCCATGAAACAGCTCAGCTTTGACTGGAAG GTGGTAAATCCGTACCACCTGCGAGTACGAAGGAAGAACCCAGTGACAGGAAACCTGGTAAAAATGAGCCTGCAACTCTACCAGGTGGACAACAGATCCTACCTCCTCGACTTCAAGAGTATCGATG ATGACATCATCGAGGCCGTTGGCTTTAAATCGGGGTCGTCCACCCCCCAGAGGTCAGGTTCCACCGCCGGTCTCCACAGACCCAGACTAAGCATCGATTCTGCAAGCCCAGCGATTGATCTGCCCCTGCTCAGCTCCTCTCTCCCTGGATCCCTGTCCGGTAGCTCTCCTCAACTCACCCCACGCCAGGGATCACACACCATGGACTTCTTTGAAATGTGTGCCAGCCTGATCACCACACTGGCACGCTGA